The region CATCAACAGTGCAAATATATTTACTCAAAAGACGTTTATGGGCATAAACAGCCCCACGGGCGCTTTTGTTGGCTTTTAGAGGCGTAACAGCAAGTAAGCTGACTCGCTGCATTGAAagtgttatttttccttttccctgaaGCCACGCGCTGATTTCTGGAGGTGCACGAGTACTAATTACGACTCTTCAACATCCATTTACAAGCTGATCATGGGATGAGGTTCAAAAGAAGCAGTAGAAGTTTAGCTTGCAGGTCTAAATCAAAGGGAACTGAAGAGTGTGCACtctcatccagcagcaggatgccCCCAGTTCTGCCATCAACCCCATGCGTCTCTCCCTCCCGCATCAGCCCGAGCAGGTGTGAGCCCCACATGTCCGTGGGCGGGAGAATCTTTGATGCTCGCTCGCTGGCAGCAGTTGAAATGACGCAAACTTTAAAATTCTCCTTGTGACAGAGCGGCTCAGGTGATGGCTTCCACTGGGGGAACGCCAGCGTCTCTGGCTTCTGAGCTCTGTAGTCACAGATGAGAACCAACGTGTGGAATGCTGGCATCTGCTGCCCTTCAGCAACATGTTTGGTCTACAGAGGCGAATAACACGCCACCAATATCGAAACTCTTGACCTAATTTTCAGCATGTGGGGGGGTCACTGTGGTACATATTCTCCATAACCCTCGGGGAGATCAGCCTGCATTAAATGCAGGAGTGATGCCGGAGCTGTGCACCGACGCGCCTGCAGGCCGTAGTTTTATTATTCTTCTCTTATGTGTTTGTGCAGCGAGAGGGATGGTAAACGTCCCACATTCCACACAGGGAACAAATGCAGCTGAAAGGATCAGATTAGCCAGTCGGAAATCCCGTCTCCAATGAAGACTGCCAGAACACCTTGTCCAAATGTCAGCCAGCAATCTGGATTAGAGCGGCGCGATTATTTGGGTGTTCCACCTCAAGTTCCTTCTGGGTGCTCTCAACACTGAAACAGCGATGGCTGCCGTCCTTCCCTGGAACCGCGTCTGCTCCAGTGGAGCTCATCAGCGCTCCCCAGCAGACAGAACCCTCAAAAATCCTCAAACGGTTCCTGCAGAAGATCAACtggttgggagggggggcagctaaagctcctctgcttcctccatgGACTCTTTGGCGACCTATGGTGGTCTCACCTGCACTGGAAGGTGGTGGTGAAGGTCCAGGAGAGCACAGAGACGGTGGACACGGTGTCCCAGGATAGCCAGGTGAGGCCCCCACGCTTGTCGGCACTGTCCAACTTCGGTGTTGGCATAAATACACTCCAACATTTGCAGCGTTCCTCACCTGAGCTGCTGAGAAAGCAAAGTTTAGGTTCCTCACAACTTCCTGACATTGACTTTGGCGGACTTTCACTAAATCATCCGTCCTGCACGGCTGCGCCTCCTGTTCTGTGAGTTCGACCCCTGGTTAGTTCCAGTGTCGCAGTTTCACTGACACTTCCTGTTATTGCAACAGTCCCTGAAGGTTCCATACAAAGTATTTAATCTTCCTGCCTCTGGGGTCAAGGGTCAACTCGCTTTAGACCAACTTAGCCTAATGAGCGTGTTCAGATAAATCAGCTTAAGCACGTCACAAACAGCttgttttttccaaaaaagaactttaatactttattttgttaaaaacaatgtataaaaatgatttcaaacCAAGTTTATTTACAGATAGTAGCCGTTGCTTCAGAAAACAGAAGTAACAGCTACTTGTACAAAGTGGAAAATTAAAGTCCTCCCCCCCTGCAGTGACTGAACTTTAAAGTGAACATTCAAGAAACGACGTTCCGCATTTGTGAAACAAAAGTCTGCAGAAGGTTTAATAAAAACAGTCTCGCTGCTACAGTAAGGCCAGACTCCCCTACAGACGCGTGGAAATCCACCTGGGTAAAGTGACAGtgtagttttcttttttgtcattttaaatagtctttgaaattaaataaaacattttttctttaaaataaagacaagctTTTGAAAAAGCAGGCGAGTATTGCACAGGCTGATCTCCTGGTACCCTTTGAATAAGAATGGAAAGCACAAAGGAAGTGACGCTCAGAAGATGCAGCCGCTGGTGGACAAACACAACGCACATTTAGTCGTTTCAGCTTTCTGTTGGCATGGCGACGGGAAACAAAAGGTGCAGCAGTGGACAAAAAGCAGGCCCATCGTACTGCAGGAGCGACAGTGAAGCAACGTGACCTGTTCTGAAGTAAAAGAGGTTGTGGGAGTGTTGTCAGAATGCACACAAACAGATCACGGTTGTGTCTCGTTAGCGTCTCGTTAGCACTCAGCGGCGTGCAGAGCTGCTCAGCCGCTAAATGTGGACGAACAGCAagagaaatgcagaaaataaatataaaaccaaATGTGTCGCACCGAGTCATTCAATCTGTTGgcgatttaaaaagaaaaaaatgctatAAAATATCACAGAACAAACGCAAACGTTCGGCGTTAAGCTAGCCTAAAACACAACGGTTTGTGGTAGCGGAGCGAAAAAACATCCAACGAATTAAACTGAAGCATTTGTTCCCACGCTAAAGGAAGTCACATTTATCTGTATCAGGTCAACTGATGcaataatttaaagaaaataagaaaacataaAATCGAGCGAGGAACGCATGATTCCGTGACCAACAGACAGTCCGAAGGAATGAAAACAAACTCGAATGTGCTCTTTGATTTCGCCATTTCTGGATGTTTGGTATTTGAAAGTCCAGGCAGTCGGGTGAAAGGCGTGGCCTCGCTCACGTGTGGTACATCTTGGGCTCGTACTCGGTGTGAGGCGACGGCAGCTCTCTGTGGATGGTCGGCGGGAGGCCGCCGTGGTGCTGGTGGTTGTCGGCCAGCTTCAGGTTCAGCAGGCTGGTGCAGGTGGGCAGGTAGATGTGCTGCACGTGATCCACCTCGGAGCGACACACCGGGCACAGCTGAAGGGGCAGAGAGCTCAGGTTAGCGTGGGCGGCGGCGGGAAGACGCGGGCGACAAAAGGAGCTGCCGATAGAGGAAGCGTTTACATTCCAGGTTTTGGGAAACAAGGCGGTTCTATTTTTCTACTGTGGTGGAATTCAAATATGGACAGAACCAAAACAAGACAAGGACACATGACTGGACTGTTTGTTTTGATCTGGACCCTCCCACTTCTGGGTCACGGGCCGGTCGGGTTAATATGTTGCGTGCTCCAATTCCTTCACACACATTTGTCTTGCTATCTTTGTAGGGACTCTTGCTAACATaaacacgcacagacacacctgAAGCTGATTGGCGCAGCTCTGGCAGCACACCATGTGACCACAGGGGCAGAACGCGGCGTCGATCTCCTCCTCGCAGCACAGCATGCACAGCAGCGCCTCCCGCAGCTTCCGCAGCCGCTCCTGCAGCGCCcggctctgctggcagctgccGCAGTCCGGCCCCTCGTCCTGCTGCTCGTCCCTGCTCGGGGAGCGCGGCGGGGAGGAGCCCTCGCCGTTGCCGCTCCGGGACACCAGGTCGGCGATGCCGGAGTTGTAGAGGGCGCGCCGGGCGTGATCGTACACCTCCTTGGACGTGCGGCGGATGTCGAAAACATACTTCTTGCCCAGGTTGATGTTTTCGTTGAGGAAGAGCGAGGCCAGGTGGCCCTTGAAGTCCCTGCTGTACTGCATCATCACAGCGTTGGTCACCGTGTCACACCTGTGGAAataacacaggaagtggtcacaGACGCCATCGAAACAAGACCTACTGGACAAACACGAGGCCGCCACTCATAACTCACTCGCTGACTTCACGCAACCACATTCCCAGAAATATTCTCCAACTAGGCTCATTTGTGTTaatgtttatgtgtttttgtgctggCGGCTGTTGGTTCCCGCACGTCTGGCGCTGACGGCGACATGAGATAACGCCGTTGTGAAAGGAGATTTGACTTAACGATCCACCCGAGCGGCGAATAAACCTCGCCATCAAAACATCACGCAAGCTTCTGTCACATCTCTTCTCGGAAACCCTTTTTTTAACCCTCACCTGTAGAAGGCGTGGGTCTCCGTGATGGCTCGGTACAGTCCGCTGGCGGCCCGGTTACTGATCAGCTTAAACAGCAGCACCACGCTGTCGCTCGTCTCCTTGGTTACCGTCAGATACACCGTTTTTCCGGACTGGGTGGCGATTTGGATGAGTGGGTAGCTTATTCTAGCGAGAGGGAAGCTCGTTTCAAAGGCCGTCTTGAGGCAGAAACCACAGAAATGTGCGCAGGTTGTACCGAGCGTACCTGTTGACCAAGCTGAAGTCTTCCTTGCAGACGGCGATCCCGTCCGGGCCGACGCCGATGGCCAGCCGCTGGCCATTAGCATCGCGCGCCCAGTGCCACTCAACGCCGTAATGCTCCAGAGAGGCGACCAGCTGCAGGGCCTGGTATTCCACCGACCCCTGGCTCAGAGCCGCCAGAGTCTTGTGTCTCGATATGACGCTGCAGGAAGAGACGCGACATTCAGCAGCGATTTACACGTAGGAGGGAAGCGACATTAGCACACGTTTGTAACTGGGTCAACTACGGTTATGAGATCAACAGGAAGAGCAGTTCATTTATGAGTAGCTACAGAGCAAATAACCGCTGGCCAagacacacattcacatgtTAGAGTGATGATTTACAGTTTAGAGTCAGCAggtcgttgtttttttttgtttatttacagcttTGTGTTGAGATGCGATGAAACAACAGTTTCTGAGTGGCCTGTGTGCTACCTGTCGATCGTGGCCACGGACGGCTCCTCCCCGCACAGCTCCGAGTACCAGTACTGGGCCGTGTTCTGGTTGTAGTCGCCGAACTCGGCCTGCGCCAGGAGCGCGCTCAGCTCCACCGCCTGCTCCGAGCACATGCGCAGGTGCCCGTTGTGGAGGTCCTCCTTCACGTGTGTGAAGAAAATGTGCCTGGTGGACGGAGAGGACAAATGAGAGGTCAAAGGGGGGGAACTGGGTCATTGCGATAATGACTAACTGCTGCACTGAGGCCAGAGAGGAAGGAAATCACATGTATTCCTAATTTCAGAGAGGAATCCTTGATTGTTGATCCGGAAACATTCGAGGAACCATCAGGCCGCGGCAGATGCCCGACCACAAGGCGGGAGCTTTAGGAAATCCCTGTTGGACATTTGTTTCACAGACTGTCTGAAgcaatttcccttttttgtaaATATAGTGTTGTGTCGGAACGCCATCGAAAAACAgaagtggagagagagaaagtggctGCAGAAGTAGTACTGAAGCCGGGGTCAAGCGTCGGCATCTACTCTGGAAACCATCACAATGGCTGACATGCTGCTGGCCGTAGATGGCGCCAAACGGAGCTCCGCTGGAAAGCTTTCATTCTCTGGGCCTCAGAATGAGGCCGGTTGGTCAAGCGTGACCTCATCTGTTGCAGTTCAAAGATAAGCATGGGTATTGTTGTGGTCGGAACCAGCAACGCTCCGATCTGGTGTGGTCAAGAAAAACAAGCCGTTTCTCCGACAACACAAAACCAGCCCTCCTTTGTTTTGACCAGAAGATGTGAGGAATTCTTTCCCAGAAGCCACGAGGGGAGACGTCATGGTGAACAACACGGGCTGGAACCTGAACTGCAGTAACCTCATCGGGCCCCTTTGTTTGGGTGACCTATGGCAGAAGATCCTTAAGAAGATTGGACAAAGACCCAACCGTTAGCAGTCACCTGCTTCTCTCTGCCAAGTCAGACAGCTTTTCCACTGCATAAAGCTGCACGCTCGGTTGCCTGGTGACCAGAATATAGTCTCCACAAGGGATCTTTTATGAGATCTGATTTCAGCTTAAACACGGAGGGGCCTCGATTGTTACAGATACTGTTGACTCGCCCACCCTCCGTCCTGATGCAGCTAGCTTAGCCCCCACGGCTAGCTGTTTCATACGTACTTAAGTCTGGTGATTTGTCTCCAGCAAACTTCTCAATGGAATGCATCTGTGGAGAAACTGAAGCGTTTCATACGCTGCCTGGAACTGCTCTGCTATTCCCAATAAAAATGAATTGGCCTCGAGCTGTGGCTGCGTATGAGACGCGATGAAGAGACATTTTCTGGAGAAAACCAGGTCAGACTATGACTTGAGGATATCTGAGAGTCTTATAAAGGACTTCGAGGTGGACAGAGATGGTAGCGCTCGCCAGCCTTTCAGAACGTTTCAAATGATCCGCTGTTTTCATTAGACGGAACAAACCCAAAACACCCCGGAGGAAAAGACGGAAGGCGACGTTTCCTCGATCCCCTCACGGGACTGAAAAGCCAGACTCTTGAGGGACGactggcagcagcctgcacATGCACGCTCGTGGATTGCAACAGCTACagtgttcaaacacagacacCTTTGAGGCAGAATGTGGCCTACAAAGTCCCCGATAAAGGCCGGTCAAAACAAGGAGCCCCTATAGCCggggcaaaacaaacagcgctTTGATATGGCGTTAAACATCCCATTCCAtccaacgcacacacacgctcataaaaagaaaacactgcgCTCTATTGTGTCAGGCCCAGCAGGCATCATGTGACGGAGCGCTCCTTGCTAGCTACCTACCCGACGCAAACAATAaggctgggggaaaaaaaaaaagaaggttacTACAGGGCGAGCCGCGGAGGTTACTACAGTTCAGGCGGAGACTGGGATGAGGTTAATGGTGAGTCCTAATCCCCCCGAGCAAGACGCAGGACGTCCTGGACGCCCAAATGCCTCCTGGGCCGAGTCGTTCGCATTTACATTGATCAGAGTTGCAGATTTTagaaacagaaaccttttattttgtcGATTCCAGGAATGGCCTGCGCCGACGAGCACAGAAAGGGTGCGCTATGCTGCGATAAGGTCTAAATCCCCTCCCCCCGTGGGCGCAACAGGTTCCTGACAGCCACTTTCAAACACAGTCCTGCTAAATCCAGTCAGCCAACTACAGTGTGTCAGCAGCGACTGTACAGGTTTTACAACCATCCTGCTGAGAGGATTCCACACCAACCTAAACATTTGTTATGACATCACTGCAAAAACCAAGAATCAAGCGTGGCGTCCTGCAGCGATCAGACGTGACAGACAGGACGCGGCGGGGCCAAAGTCTCCTCAACCTACATCTACGTGGAGACGAGGTCACATCGTCAACCCACAGCCCGCCTTAAGGAGATTACTCATTTATGTGTAACACCTGTCTGAGAGGTGACTGGAGTCGTGCATGCAGCGGCCGCTGAGGCCAAGAGAAGGGCTGCGGGAATGTGGGAACGCTCGCcggaataaatgaatgaattaaaatgaGTCCGAGCGTTTCCAACCCCTAAAAACTGGGCCGCTGTTTGCAGCGCCGCAGCCACGGAGAGGATGAGCTAACACAGAACTCTCCTGCTTCAgtttaaacaaaccaaaacaaaaaaccacacAGAAGTATCCCGGATATATCGTCGGAGCGCTGAAGGGACACATTTTGTAGGATTCCCGGGGCAACCGCCAGACCCTGGGCGTCTCCTCCGGCAGCTGGGAGAAGCAAACGCGGAGGAACAAAATGTTTCGGCCCAAGTGAAACTCAACACCTCTGCCTGGAAACTTTACACCCGCTTCAGCCAATGGCAGCCAGCGATGCACACCTCATCTCCCAGGCACGCAGCAATGCATTGCATGCAGCTCAGATAGCTGTGAGGTTACTATCTGTCAATGAACTGGAGTAACCTCtccgtgtgggtgtgtgtacatgcCCGGAGGTGCAAAACGCCAAATATATCTGATTGTTGTAGGttctacattttaatttccAGGAAGTTGACAAATGAATAGTTCCAACAGTAAAAggtaagaacccccccccccaaaaaaaaggtgCTAATGTGCTCGAGGCCTTCAAGTTTGTGGGCtgaacagaggaaaaaaatgatgatTAAAGCCCACCATCGCGGTTGAGACCGttacaaaacaaacactttttaGCTGTGGGCCAACGTTAGTGATTAACAAGACAAACCAGAGCTGTTTACATCAGTAAACAGTAGCTGGAGTCGTTTCTGCCATCATGTTGAGGCCCTCACATCACTacagacatgcttttatttccaCCATAGGGTTACTTCCCATCTGTAGCACAAATACTGTGCATGTtccataatttaaaaaaaaaaggggttttCTGACCCAGATTTTGCTCCATAACCCCCT is a window of Takifugu flavidus isolate HTHZ2018 chromosome 21, ASM371156v2, whole genome shotgun sequence DNA encoding:
- the mylipa gene encoding E3 ubiquitin-protein ligase MYLIP-A isoform X1, with translation MLCYVTRPDSVVMEVEVDAKANGEDCLNKVCRKLGIIEVDYFGLQFTGGKGENLWLNLRNRICQQMDNVAPCRLRLRVKFFVEPHLILQEQTRHIFFTHVKEDLHNGHLRMCSEQAVELSALLAQAEFGDYNQNTAQYWYSELCGEEPSVATIDSVISRHKTLAALSQGSVEYQALQLVASLEHYGVEWHWARDANGQRLAIGVGPDGIAVCKEDFSLVNRISYPLIQIATQSGKTVYLTVTKETSDSVVLLFKLISNRAASGLYRAITETHAFYRCDTVTNAVMMQYSRDFKGHLASLFLNENINLGKKYVFDIRRTSKEVYDHARRALYNSGIADLVSRSGNGEGSSPPRSPSRDEQQDEGPDCGSCQQSRALQERLRKLREALLCMLCCEEEIDAAFCPCGHMVCCQSCANQLQLCPVCRSEVDHVQHIYLPTCTSLLNLKLADNHQHHGGLPPTIHRELPSPHTEYEPKMYHT
- the mylipa gene encoding E3 ubiquitin-protein ligase MYLIP-A isoform X2 produces the protein MIAAAQLSLSSVASTKPILDLNRIWPRVCRKLGIIEVDYFGLQFTGGKGENLWLNLRNRICQQMDNVAPCRLRLRVKFFVEPHLILQEQTRHIFFTHVKEDLHNGHLRMCSEQAVELSALLAQAEFGDYNQNTAQYWYSELCGEEPSVATIDSVISRHKTLAALSQGSVEYQALQLVASLEHYGVEWHWARDANGQRLAIGVGPDGIAVCKEDFSLVNRISYPLIQIATQSGKTVYLTVTKETSDSVVLLFKLISNRAASGLYRAITETHAFYRCDTVTNAVMMQYSRDFKGHLASLFLNENINLGKKYVFDIRRTSKEVYDHARRALYNSGIADLVSRSGNGEGSSPPRSPSRDEQQDEGPDCGSCQQSRALQERLRKLREALLCMLCCEEEIDAAFCPCGHMVCCQSCANQLQLCPVCRSEVDHVQHIYLPTCTSLLNLKLADNHQHHGGLPPTIHRELPSPHTEYEPKMYHT